From one Streptomyces sp. SCSIO 30461 genomic stretch:
- a CDS encoding MFS transporter, giving the protein MTEAVPLMTKHQKMTVAATGLGIFMVFIDVNIVNVALPSIQEAFKTGEEGLQWVVAGYSLGMVALLMSTASLGDRYGRRRGFLAGVVVFTVSSALCALTTSLTALTALRVIQGVGAAFVTSLSLALLSAAFPDPKGKTKAIAVWMAVGMVGASVAPTLGGVLVQFFDWGSVFTVNVPVGAAVAVLTWVYVMESRDPEAPRLDWPGQVTFIPAVALLAFAVIQAPRAGWTSAAIWAGLLGASACMGLFVHFERRAAVPLIDLSLFGDPVYRSALVVYFLVMSCFFGVLILMTQYLQNVQGFSPLLTGMLILPVPVAFGSASLLAGAAVARWGPRWPTLACLGAVTAGLLVTAAGLGSMLPVMLAGLALFGAGSGGCATPLLVLGMTHVPEHRAGMAAGLVNLQRSMGCIFGVAFLGSILAAWLSLSLPGSLTAEVPDRAVRRAVASAIIDGANPHAHPAFIGPGRPLAYLLPGQDRAIVRAADKDFIGGIRIALGTAVVLLAGAFALSWRRFPTSGQG; this is encoded by the coding sequence ATGACGGAAGCCGTCCCTCTGATGACGAAACACCAGAAGATGACTGTCGCGGCAACGGGACTCGGAATTTTCATGGTGTTCATAGACGTCAATATTGTCAATGTGGCGCTGCCCAGCATCCAGGAGGCGTTCAAGACGGGCGAGGAGGGACTTCAGTGGGTTGTCGCCGGGTACAGCCTCGGAATGGTCGCCTTGCTGATGAGCACTGCCTCACTGGGTGACCGCTATGGCCGCCGGCGCGGTTTTCTCGCCGGGGTTGTGGTGTTCACCGTATCCTCTGCGCTCTGTGCACTTACGACGAGTCTTACGGCACTCACCGCGTTGCGGGTCATCCAGGGTGTGGGAGCAGCGTTTGTCACCTCCTTGTCGCTTGCCCTACTGAGCGCGGCGTTCCCCGATCCGAAGGGAAAGACGAAGGCGATCGCCGTATGGATGGCCGTGGGGATGGTCGGTGCATCCGTGGCTCCGACGCTGGGGGGTGTCCTGGTCCAGTTCTTCGACTGGGGGAGTGTGTTCACCGTGAACGTTCCCGTGGGTGCGGCTGTCGCCGTGCTCACGTGGGTTTACGTCATGGAGTCGCGGGATCCAGAGGCGCCCCGGCTGGACTGGCCCGGACAGGTGACTTTCATCCCGGCGGTCGCCTTGCTGGCATTCGCGGTCATCCAAGCACCACGGGCCGGGTGGACGTCTGCGGCGATCTGGGCAGGGCTCCTGGGCGCATCGGCGTGCATGGGATTGTTCGTCCACTTCGAGCGCCGGGCCGCGGTCCCGCTGATCGATCTCAGCCTGTTCGGCGACCCCGTATACAGGTCGGCCTTGGTGGTCTACTTCCTCGTGATGTCTTGCTTCTTCGGGGTGTTGATCCTGATGACGCAGTACCTCCAAAATGTGCAGGGTTTCTCCCCACTGCTGACAGGGATGTTGATCCTCCCGGTCCCGGTGGCCTTCGGGTCGGCCTCGCTGCTCGCGGGCGCGGCCGTGGCTCGGTGGGGTCCCCGCTGGCCGACACTGGCCTGTCTGGGAGCCGTGACCGCGGGACTGCTCGTAACCGCGGCGGGTTTGGGGAGTATGTTGCCCGTGATGCTGGCCGGTCTGGCACTGTTCGGCGCAGGATCCGGCGGTTGTGCCACGCCGCTGCTGGTTCTCGGTATGACGCATGTCCCCGAGCATCGCGCCGGCATGGCGGCGGGCCTCGTCAATCTACAGCGGTCAATGGGGTGCATCTTCGGCGTTGCCTTCCTGGGGTCAATTCTCGCAGCCTGGCTGAGCCTGTCGCTTCCGGGCAGCCTCACGGCCGAGGTGCCTGATCGCGCGGTACGCCGGGCGGTCGCGTCAGCGATCATCGACGGCGCGAACCCGCATGCCCATCCGGCCTTCATCGGGCCTGGCCGCCCGCTTGCGTATCTCCTTCCTGGTCAGGATCGTGCGATCGTCCGTGCTGCCGACAAGGACTTCATCGGCGGCATCCGGATTGCTCTGGGAACCGCCGTGGTGCTTTTGGCAGGAGCATTCGCCCTCAGTTGGAGACGCTTCCCCACGTCAGGCCAGGGCTGA
- a CDS encoding DNRLRE domain-containing protein — protein MTVTLLDGAGAAAAPRTQAPAAPKKPAATQAADIPSARVAARLSGKRVEALSERTETSTTWANKDGSLTTELTAGPVRFQDDTTVGGWRDVDLDLVSHTDGVEPKAHPRGLKLAGKRGTRAASLKAAQASKAVDLVTLGEGDEQITLQWKGGLPAPKLDGTRAEYVNAVPGADVVVEATRTGFEQFVEIRQKPVAEGYTYTLPLKTKGLKVKQQTDGSVLFTDKKSKKQAVMPAPVMWDATVDKVSGEHTNRVKVAMKVVKTKGGVDLVITPDAKFLADPATKYPVTVDPSTSSLGNVFDTYVQQGETVDWSTDTELDLGNPGTVNGNGTPRTARSFISWNTEPIRDALITDAKLSLWNFHSANTDCVAYPWEVWSTGAASTSSRWTAQPAWTAKKATSTETKGNPACTSAPDGWINANVTALVQEWASAKATRGHMGLRASSETVVAQWKRVNSANAASNPPKLVVTYNYRPKTGTKQEAGPPYFSYSGDDVVNTVTPTLRDTFVDADGDKVNGTFEVRDSVTDTQVGNYLVSPYVPSGQAASVTVPAGVLTNGKTYKFRTSPYDGAHYNLGWSAWKTFTVDAAAPSAPTSITSTDYPSNAWVKGAGQAGTFTATPNGTDHNWLEWSLDGVTWSKVATGGSTAARAISISPPKDGTHTLQVRQVDKADNKSEAIEYTFHAGPGGFVQPDAGERTARRLPLVAEADGAKYNAVSFSWRRSEADPWQPIPAGQVTSGGTALTAWPVPLTGGKNAPLVWNTTDTVNPDGSIQIKADFTGPNSATGGTQPLNVVVDRNASGAAAQEIGPGSVNLLTGDYTLSGADASAFGLSAGRTASSRRPAVQSEGQFPIFGKEWTSGVVADTSNSGYVEIVKVSDTALSVVQQDGSSIGFTADAAKTSWIPETGAEELTLKGAFTGTFTLTDTEGSETVFAKPAPTATTWVVDQSKLNGLTVSTTGVVSETVTVNGKVLARPKRIVAPTSAATTAICASTPSTRGCRSLEFVYATATTATTAFGDISGQVKEIRLWSTEAGATAATAKTLQNYLYDDAGRLRQTWNPQISPALKTEYGYDSAGRVTQLTTPGQLPWNFTYGKAGNAATAGDGMLLKVSRSGLQQGTADVASGTNTTSVVYDVPLTGTAAPHKLGASDVKAWGQTDAPTDATAVFPGDSVPASNSGSALTSADYKRASVHYLGVSGREVNTAEPGGHITTQEYDRFGNTVRKLSAGNRALALGTAPGAAETLRDLGIASLSGAERAEELSSLSLFSDNGIRELETFGPLHRVELTEDLKEGTTVLVAGGSSVPGREWTVHEYDEGRPTDGTAVVKDQVTIAVTGVRVRSYDSAMGEKRVNETQYDWTKGLPTLSIEDSGGLNLTTSTGYDDQGRVTSQSLPGSTGNDAATRITTHWSATGTGWCQGRPEWADAVCWTGPAGDITGGGTNPAELPDTTFEYGFYGQVTKKTETANNATRTTVTTFDSAGREAKSTITGPGQAVPDVTTEYDPATGLVAKTTSTTGGTITKAYDRLGRQISYIDADGGVTTTEYDLLDRPAKVADNAPSNVTYTYDHTVDPRGLLTKATDSVAGAFQAGYDADGSVTSEKLPGGYTLKQALDTTGATTSRTYTRDSDGTVVYADTVTESVHGQVTSHAGWSDQTYRYDRAGRLTAVQDTVDTVCTRRTYTFDARSNRKSLITAAGVPGLDCPTAGGTTTNHTYDSADRLVDAGYVYDALGRTTSLPGSTVGYYANDLAHQQTSGGKRQIWQLDSAMRFRSWKVETGSGSTWTQTASKLNHYSGDGDSPRWIVEDTASGALTRNVASVSGGLAATTGKTGDIVLQFTTIHGGVALQLPLDTSKAPVVLDADEYGTPRIGQAATRYNWLGAKQRSSETLTGLTLMGVRLYNPTTGRFLSIDPVYGGGANAYGYPADPVNKYDLDGRKVQAKYNKNSRSCSVWRGKCEIKMSRTRAWKASWDIIGGATAWGVSAALLGIASAGILAAVMSILAGVATWVAVNIQRVLSSYPNRGVKITVWVYGRISITRQ, from the coding sequence TTGACCGTCACCCTGCTGGACGGCGCGGGTGCCGCCGCTGCACCACGAACCCAGGCACCGGCCGCACCGAAGAAGCCAGCCGCCACCCAGGCGGCGGACATCCCGTCAGCCCGTGTCGCGGCGCGGTTGTCGGGGAAGCGGGTCGAGGCGCTGTCGGAGCGCACGGAGACATCCACGACCTGGGCGAACAAGGACGGTTCGCTCACGACCGAGCTGACCGCCGGCCCTGTCCGGTTCCAGGACGACACGACTGTCGGGGGCTGGCGCGATGTGGACCTGGACCTGGTCAGCCATACCGATGGTGTGGAGCCCAAAGCTCACCCCCGTGGCCTGAAGCTGGCGGGCAAGCGTGGCACTCGGGCCGCATCCCTCAAGGCCGCCCAGGCGTCCAAGGCCGTCGACCTGGTCACCCTCGGCGAGGGCGATGAGCAGATCACGCTGCAGTGGAAGGGCGGACTGCCCGCACCGAAGCTGGACGGCACGCGCGCGGAATACGTGAACGCCGTGCCCGGCGCTGACGTCGTCGTCGAGGCGACGCGTACCGGTTTCGAGCAGTTCGTCGAGATCAGGCAGAAGCCTGTCGCCGAGGGCTACACCTACACCCTGCCGCTGAAGACCAAGGGCCTGAAGGTCAAGCAGCAGACGGACGGCAGCGTGCTCTTCACGGACAAGAAGTCCAAGAAGCAGGCCGTCATGCCGGCACCGGTGATGTGGGACGCCACCGTGGACAAGGTCTCCGGTGAGCACACCAACCGGGTCAAGGTCGCCATGAAGGTCGTCAAGACCAAGGGCGGCGTGGACCTGGTCATCACCCCGGACGCGAAGTTCCTGGCCGACCCGGCCACGAAGTACCCGGTGACGGTGGACCCGTCCACCTCGTCGCTGGGCAACGTGTTCGACACCTACGTTCAGCAGGGCGAGACCGTCGACTGGTCCACCGACACCGAGCTGGACCTCGGCAACCCCGGCACCGTGAACGGCAACGGCACACCGCGCACCGCCCGGTCCTTCATCTCCTGGAACACCGAGCCGATCCGGGACGCGCTGATCACGGACGCCAAGCTGTCCCTGTGGAACTTCCACTCCGCCAACACCGACTGTGTCGCCTACCCGTGGGAGGTCTGGTCCACCGGAGCCGCCTCCACGTCCTCCCGGTGGACCGCGCAGCCGGCCTGGACGGCGAAGAAGGCCACCTCCACCGAAACCAAGGGCAACCCCGCCTGCACCTCGGCCCCGGACGGCTGGATCAACGCCAATGTGACCGCGCTGGTACAGGAGTGGGCCTCCGCGAAGGCCACCCGTGGCCACATGGGCCTGCGCGCCTCCAGCGAGACGGTGGTCGCGCAGTGGAAGCGGGTCAACTCCGCCAACGCCGCGTCGAATCCGCCGAAGCTGGTCGTCACCTACAACTACCGGCCCAAGACCGGCACCAAGCAGGAGGCCGGTCCGCCGTACTTCTCCTACAGCGGCGACGATGTGGTGAACACGGTGACGCCGACGCTGCGGGACACGTTCGTCGACGCCGACGGCGACAAGGTCAACGGCACCTTCGAGGTGCGCGACTCCGTCACCGACACCCAGGTCGGCAACTACCTGGTCTCCCCGTACGTCCCCTCGGGCCAGGCCGCCTCGGTGACCGTGCCGGCCGGGGTGCTGACCAACGGCAAGACGTACAAGTTCCGCACCTCGCCGTATGACGGTGCGCACTACAACCTCGGCTGGTCGGCGTGGAAGACCTTCACGGTCGACGCTGCCGCGCCGTCCGCCCCGACGTCGATCACGTCGACGGACTACCCGTCGAACGCGTGGGTCAAGGGCGCGGGCCAGGCCGGCACGTTCACCGCCACCCCGAACGGCACGGACCACAACTGGCTCGAATGGTCGCTGGACGGCGTGACCTGGAGCAAGGTCGCCACCGGCGGCTCCACCGCCGCCAGGGCCATCAGCATCAGCCCGCCCAAGGACGGCACCCACACTCTTCAGGTGCGTCAGGTCGACAAGGCCGACAACAAGTCGGAGGCGATCGAGTACACCTTCCACGCCGGGCCCGGCGGGTTCGTCCAGCCGGACGCCGGTGAGCGCACCGCGCGCCGACTGCCCCTCGTGGCCGAGGCTGACGGAGCGAAGTACAACGCGGTGTCCTTCTCCTGGCGCCGCTCCGAGGCCGATCCCTGGCAGCCGATCCCGGCCGGCCAGGTGACCTCCGGCGGCACGGCGCTGACCGCGTGGCCGGTGCCGCTGACCGGCGGCAAGAACGCCCCGCTGGTGTGGAACACCACCGACACCGTCAATCCCGACGGCAGTATCCAGATCAAGGCCGACTTCACCGGCCCGAACTCCGCGACGGGGGGCACCCAGCCGCTGAACGTGGTCGTCGACCGCAACGCCTCCGGCGCCGCCGCCCAGGAGATCGGTCCCGGTTCAGTCAACCTGCTGACCGGGGACTACACCTTGTCCGGCGCCGACGCCTCGGCGTTCGGCCTCTCCGCCGGCCGGACCGCTTCCTCCCGCAGGCCCGCCGTGCAGTCCGAGGGCCAGTTCCCGATCTTCGGCAAGGAGTGGACCAGCGGTGTCGTCGCCGACACCAGCAACTCCGGATACGTCGAGATCGTGAAGGTCTCCGACACCGCCCTGTCGGTCGTCCAGCAGGACGGCAGCTCGATCGGCTTCACCGCCGACGCGGCGAAGACCTCCTGGATCCCGGAGACGGGCGCCGAGGAGCTGACCCTGAAGGGCGCCTTCACCGGCACCTTCACCCTCACCGACACCGAGGGCTCCGAGACCGTCTTCGCCAAGCCGGCACCGACGGCGACCACCTGGGTCGTCGACCAGTCCAAGCTGAACGGCCTGACCGTCAGCACCACCGGTGTGGTCTCCGAGACCGTTACGGTCAACGGCAAGGTCCTGGCCCGGCCGAAGCGGATCGTCGCCCCGACCTCCGCGGCCACCACGGCCATCTGCGCGTCCACACCGTCCACCCGCGGCTGCCGCTCGCTGGAGTTCGTCTACGCCACCGCCACCACCGCCACCACCGCCTTCGGCGACATCAGCGGCCAGGTGAAGGAGATCCGCCTGTGGTCCACCGAAGCCGGCGCCACCGCGGCGACGGCCAAGACGCTGCAGAACTACCTCTACGACGATGCGGGCCGACTGCGCCAGACCTGGAACCCGCAGATCAGCCCCGCGCTGAAGACCGAGTACGGCTACGACAGCGCCGGCCGCGTCACCCAGTTGACCACGCCCGGCCAGCTGCCGTGGAACTTCACCTACGGGAAGGCGGGCAACGCCGCCACCGCCGGTGACGGCATGTTGCTCAAGGTGTCCCGATCCGGCCTCCAACAGGGCACGGCCGATGTCGCGTCGGGCACCAACACCACGAGCGTCGTCTACGACGTGCCGCTGACCGGCACCGCCGCCCCGCACAAGCTGGGCGCGAGCGACGTCAAGGCATGGGGCCAGACCGACGCCCCGACCGATGCCACCGCGGTCTTCCCCGGCGACTCCGTTCCCGCGTCGAACTCCGGCTCCGCGCTGACCTCCGCCGACTACAAGCGGGCCAGCGTGCACTACCTCGGTGTCTCCGGCCGCGAGGTCAACACAGCCGAGCCGGGTGGACACATCACCACCCAGGAGTACGACCGCTTCGGCAACACCGTCCGCAAACTGAGCGCGGGCAACCGCGCCCTCGCCCTCGGCACCGCCCCCGGCGCCGCCGAGACCCTGCGCGACCTGGGCATCGCCTCGCTCTCCGGAGCCGAGCGCGCCGAAGAACTGTCTTCGCTGTCCCTCTTCAGCGACAACGGCATCCGCGAGCTGGAAACCTTCGGCCCGCTGCACCGCGTGGAGCTGACCGAGGACCTCAAGGAGGGCACCACCGTACTCGTGGCCGGCGGCTCCTCCGTCCCGGGCCGCGAGTGGACCGTCCACGAGTACGACGAGGGCCGCCCCACCGACGGCACCGCCGTCGTCAAGGACCAGGTCACCATCGCCGTGACCGGTGTCCGAGTCCGCAGCTACGACTCGGCCATGGGCGAGAAGCGCGTCAACGAAACCCAGTACGACTGGACCAAGGGCCTGCCGACTCTGTCCATCGAGGACTCCGGCGGCCTCAACCTGACCACTTCGACCGGCTACGACGACCAGGGCCGCGTCACCAGCCAGAGCCTGCCCGGCAGCACCGGCAACGACGCCGCCACCCGGATCACCACCCACTGGTCCGCGACCGGCACCGGCTGGTGCCAGGGCCGTCCCGAGTGGGCCGACGCCGTCTGCTGGACCGGCCCCGCCGGTGATATCACCGGCGGCGGCACCAACCCGGCCGAGCTGCCGGACACCACCTTCGAGTACGGTTTCTACGGCCAGGTCACCAAGAAGACCGAGACGGCCAACAACGCCACCCGCACCACGGTCACCACGTTCGACAGCGCCGGACGCGAGGCGAAGAGCACGATCACCGGCCCCGGCCAGGCCGTGCCCGACGTGACCACCGAGTACGACCCGGCCACGGGTCTGGTCGCCAAAACCACGTCCACCACCGGCGGCACCATCACCAAGGCCTACGACAGGCTCGGCCGCCAGATCTCCTACATCGATGCTGACGGCGGTGTCACCACGACCGAGTACGACCTGCTCGACAGGCCGGCCAAGGTCGCCGACAACGCGCCCTCGAACGTCACGTACACCTACGACCACACCGTCGATCCGCGCGGCCTGCTCACGAAGGCCACCGACTCCGTCGCCGGTGCCTTCCAGGCTGGCTACGACGCCGACGGCTCCGTCACGAGCGAGAAGCTGCCCGGCGGCTACACCCTCAAGCAGGCCCTGGACACCACTGGTGCGACCACCAGCCGCACCTACACGCGGGACAGCGACGGCACGGTCGTCTACGCGGACACCGTGACCGAGTCCGTCCACGGCCAGGTCACCAGCCACGCCGGCTGGTCCGACCAGACCTACCGCTACGACCGCGCCGGTCGCCTCACCGCGGTCCAGGACACGGTGGACACGGTCTGCACGCGCCGTACGTACACCTTCGACGCGCGCAGCAACCGCAAGTCCCTCATCACCGCGGCCGGTGTCCCCGGCCTCGACTGCCCCACTGCGGGAGGCACCACCACCAACCACACCTATGACAGTGCCGACCGCCTCGTCGACGCCGGATACGTCTACGACGCCCTTGGCCGTACCACCTCCCTGCCGGGCAGCACGGTCGGCTACTACGCCAACGACCTCGCCCACCAGCAGACCTCCGGCGGCAAGCGCCAGATCTGGCAGCTCGACTCGGCCATGCGCTTCCGCTCCTGGAAGGTCGAGACCGGCAGCGGCAGCACCTGGACGCAGACCGCGTCCAAGCTCAACCACTACTCCGGCGACGGCGACAGCCCCCGCTGGATCGTCGAGGACACCGCCAGCGGCGCCCTGACCCGCAATGTCGCCTCGGTGTCCGGCGGCCTGGCCGCCACCACCGGCAAGACCGGCGACATCGTCCTGCAGTTCACCACCATCCATGGAGGCGTGGCCCTCCAGCTCCCGCTGGACACCAGCAAGGCGCCCGTCGTTCTGGATGCCGACGAGTACGGCACCCCCCGGATCGGCCAAGCGGCGACCCGCTACAACTGGCTCGGCGCCAAGCAGCGCTCCTCCGAGACCCTCACCGGCCTCACTCTCATGGGCGTTCGTCTCTACAACCCCACCACGGGACGCTTCCTCTCGATCGACCCCGTCTACGGCGGCGGGGCCAACGCCTACGGCTACCCGGCGGACCCGGTCAACAAGTACGACCTCGACGGCCGGAAGGTTCAGGCCAAGTACAACAAGAACTCTCGGAGTTGTTCCGTCTGGCGGGGCAAGTGCGAAATCAAGATGAGCAGGACCCGCGCCTGGAAGGCTTCCTGGGACATCATCGGAGGAGCCACTGCCTGGGGCGTTTCCGCGGCCTTGCTCGGCATCGCCAGTGCCGGAATCCTGGCTGCCGTGATGTCGATTCTCGCGGGCGTCGCCACCTGGGTGGCGGTCAACATCCAACGAGTTCTCTCGTCCTACCCGAATCGTGGAGTCAAGATCACCGTCTGGGTCTACGGAAGGATCTCCATCACGCGCCAATGA
- a CDS encoding N-acetylmuramoyl-L-alanine amidase — MTAAAVGAATVGVLVFQGATGYPESGIQHDRKPAPVKPHARTAQLATSDDGLSASLAQREADPFSMVGVTWTDPSMRVTGKVEVRTRSTKSGQWSNWLQLEGDTGQGESGAARGGTEPAWVGSSNGVEARMRAGDGATSARLPAGLRLDMIDPGSGKVTGIEPAAFAVEETTQPTPTGSPSEAVEPSQGTTTPEASPSSETPTEPATSEPPAASETPSDSPSQSPSGSAATVSPTPTVSVPPAPPSTMPQPPVTSRAGWGADESISPEEPGYLPGGKVKAVVVHHTAESNSYTCEQAPAVVRGIYAYHVKQLGWKDLGYNFLVDKCGTIYEGRKGGVDRPVMGAHAYGFNSETTGISVLGTYTDTAPSQAAMTSVARIAAWKLGQYGVDPTGTTTLTAGAGGRNYSGKTWAGGARLSFPTVHGHRDSYNTQCPGNALYTQLGTLRSWTAGPVTGLAIKSITGAGVSGTTYYTKASVTVNWSATTPTSLISRYELLVDGKLAATTADTATSAKATLAAGSHKISVRAVHQSGKTAISTAATVIAETTAPTFTTKPSLALRTGTVNTAAAPITLKWRATDSASLKEVRLTAPVAKTYGPTTTSATHTAKSGEAAAWKMTAYDRAGNTATASVTGTPAILQETSATRSGTWSTRSSGSYLGGKSYSSSSKNASLTWTFTGRSAAWVVSRASGSGQAYVYVDGVKAAVVDLKSSTTKYRDAIWTKTWTTSAKHAIKIVVVGTKGRPTITTDGLVYLK, encoded by the coding sequence ATGACGGCTGCCGCGGTTGGTGCGGCAACGGTTGGAGTGCTCGTCTTCCAGGGAGCGACCGGCTACCCCGAAAGCGGAATCCAGCACGATCGCAAACCGGCCCCGGTCAAACCGCATGCCCGCACAGCCCAGTTGGCAACGAGTGACGACGGCCTGTCAGCGAGCTTGGCTCAGCGAGAGGCCGACCCGTTCAGCATGGTGGGCGTGACGTGGACCGATCCGTCGATGCGCGTCACCGGCAAGGTCGAGGTCCGCACACGCTCGACCAAGTCAGGGCAGTGGTCGAACTGGCTGCAGCTCGAAGGCGACACCGGTCAGGGCGAGAGCGGCGCCGCACGTGGTGGCACCGAGCCCGCATGGGTCGGGTCCTCGAACGGCGTCGAGGCCCGTATGCGCGCGGGGGACGGGGCGACGTCGGCCAGGCTTCCCGCAGGTCTGCGCCTGGACATGATCGACCCTGGCAGCGGCAAGGTCACCGGCATCGAACCGGCGGCGTTCGCCGTCGAAGAGACCACCCAGCCGACGCCCACGGGATCGCCGTCCGAAGCAGTCGAGCCTTCTCAGGGCACGACAACGCCCGAGGCTTCGCCGAGCAGCGAAACTCCCACCGAGCCTGCCACGAGCGAGCCGCCGGCCGCGTCCGAGACGCCGAGCGATTCCCCCTCGCAGTCTCCTTCCGGCTCCGCGGCGACGGTGAGTCCCACGCCGACGGTCAGCGTGCCGCCGGCACCTCCGTCCACGATGCCGCAGCCCCCTGTCACGTCGCGTGCCGGCTGGGGTGCGGATGAGTCGATCAGCCCGGAGGAGCCGGGCTATCTGCCCGGCGGGAAGGTCAAGGCGGTGGTGGTGCACCACACCGCCGAGTCGAACTCCTACACCTGCGAGCAGGCCCCGGCGGTCGTGCGCGGCATCTACGCGTACCACGTCAAACAGCTCGGCTGGAAAGACCTCGGCTACAACTTCCTCGTCGACAAGTGCGGCACGATCTACGAGGGCCGCAAGGGCGGCGTCGACCGGCCCGTGATGGGCGCGCACGCCTACGGCTTCAACTCCGAGACCACCGGCATCTCCGTCCTGGGCACCTACACCGACACCGCACCCTCGCAGGCCGCCATGACCTCCGTCGCTCGGATCGCCGCGTGGAAGCTCGGCCAGTACGGTGTCGACCCGACCGGCACCACCACGCTCACCGCGGGCGCGGGTGGCCGGAACTACTCCGGCAAGACCTGGGCCGGCGGTGCGCGGCTGTCCTTCCCGACCGTCCACGGCCATCGCGACAGCTACAACACCCAGTGCCCCGGCAACGCCCTGTACACCCAGCTCGGCACGCTCCGCTCCTGGACCGCCGGGCCCGTCACCGGCCTGGCGATCAAGTCGATCACCGGCGCCGGGGTATCCGGCACGACGTACTACACCAAGGCCTCCGTCACCGTGAACTGGTCGGCCACCACCCCGACCTCGCTCATCTCCCGCTACGAGCTGCTCGTCGACGGCAAGCTAGCCGCCACGACCGCGGACACCGCGACCTCCGCCAAGGCCACTCTCGCCGCCGGCTCCCACAAGATCAGCGTCCGGGCCGTCCACCAGTCCGGCAAGACCGCCATCTCCACGGCGGCCACCGTGATCGCCGAGACCACCGCCCCCACGTTCACCACCAAGCCGTCCCTCGCCCTGCGCACCGGCACCGTCAACACCGCCGCCGCCCCCATCACCCTGAAATGGAGGGCGACCGACAGCGCATCGCTGAAGGAGGTACGCCTGACCGCACCGGTGGCCAAGACGTACGGGCCGACCACCACCAGCGCCACCCACACCGCGAAGTCCGGCGAGGCCGCAGCCTGGAAGATGACCGCCTACGACCGGGCCGGGAACACCGCCACAGCCTCGGTCACCGGCACCCCGGCCATCCTGCAGGAGACCTCGGCCACCAGGTCCGGCACCTGGTCCACCAGGTCCTCCGGCAGCTACCTGGGCGGCAAGTCGTACTCCAGCTCTTCCAAGAACGCGAGCCTGACCTGGACCTTCACCGGACGCTCGGCGGCCTGGGTGGTCTCGCGCGCCTCCGGCTCCGGACAGGCGTACGTCTATGTCGACGGTGTCAAAGCCGCCGTGGTGGACTTGAAGTCGTCCACCACCAAGTACCGCGACGCGATCTGGACCAAGACCTGGACCACCAGCGCCAAGCACGCCATCAAGATCGTCGTGGTCGGCACCAAGGGACGCCCGACCATCACCACCGACGGCCTCGTCTACCTCAAGTAA
- a CDS encoding GNAT family N-acetyltransferase: protein MDITLRSANPEDIAACAHLCYDAFLSISEAHNFPSDYPTVDSALSLVEYRVRHPEFLTVVAEAKGRVVACNFLDERSTVFGVGPLAVVPDMQNKGIGRSLLVDAARHTKESGAAGMRLTQTAYHSRSFSLYTKLDFRVRDVLACMRGTCSKAKVSGHDVRSATEADRESCDALCRRTHGHDRSRELDEAVRQGTAVVVERGGRITGYATDLSFRGHAVGEDNTSMKALMSSAGSFGHPGILVPLSNGDLTQWCLERGLRAGDLHTLMSSGMYQTPKGPYLPSALF, encoded by the coding sequence ATGGACATCACGCTGAGATCGGCGAATCCGGAAGACATTGCCGCATGCGCGCATCTCTGTTACGACGCGTTCCTGTCCATTTCCGAAGCGCACAACTTCCCGTCGGACTACCCGACCGTCGATTCGGCACTGTCCCTTGTGGAGTATCGAGTCAGGCATCCAGAATTTCTTACGGTGGTTGCCGAGGCGAAGGGCCGGGTGGTCGCCTGCAACTTCCTCGACGAGCGATCGACAGTCTTCGGGGTGGGTCCGCTCGCAGTGGTGCCGGATATGCAGAACAAAGGGATAGGAAGAAGTCTTCTGGTCGATGCCGCGCGGCACACCAAGGAATCCGGAGCCGCGGGAATGCGGCTGACGCAGACTGCCTACCACAGCAGATCGTTCTCGCTGTATACCAAGCTTGATTTCCGCGTGCGCGACGTGCTCGCGTGTATGCGGGGGACCTGCTCGAAGGCCAAAGTATCCGGCCACGACGTGCGGTCTGCCACCGAAGCAGACCGGGAGTCCTGCGACGCCCTGTGCCGGCGCACCCATGGGCACGACCGGTCACGGGAACTGGACGAGGCCGTTCGACAGGGCACCGCAGTGGTCGTGGAACGCGGCGGTCGAATCACGGGCTATGCCACGGATCTGAGCTTCCGGGGTCATGCGGTGGGCGAGGACAACACCAGCATGAAGGCCCTCATGTCGAGCGCAGGGTCGTTCGGACATCCCGGAATACTGGTCCCGTTGAGCAACGGAGATCTCACTCAATGGTGCCTGGAACGCGGACTCCGCGCTGGCGACCTTCACACCCTCATGAGCAGCGGTATGTACCAAACACCGAAGGGACCCTACCTGCCCAGTGCGCTCTTCTGA